ATCAGTCGCCAGCCGGCGTGGTCTCGGTTCCTCTAATTAACACAGCCGTGTCCCGATCATCTCCCGTTCTCCTCGTACGAATACATCAAATATATCTCCTATTCATAATAGGGTCACAGTGATACATGGATCATCCAAATCACTCTTTGGGATTTTTTTCTCTATTGAGAAAGGAATTCGTTGCACCTTTCCAAACCTCAGAAAGAAGAGCCCCCACTAAAATCTTCTGTTGAGGACCAAAGAGAAAGGAGGCCTGGAAGGCTGCACTGATAAATATACTCTTAGCCTTTGCTAGACATACTACTCTCTTCCtttcataatgtagtgcatatagattttTTGAAAAATCAAACCTCACAAACTTTGTCAAGTTTGtgaagaaaaacatttacatctagaatgTCAAACATATCTCATTAGATTCTCATAAGATGTAATTAACATTTTATATTTTTATTAATGTGGATATAAATAGTTTTCTTTATAAACTTAGTCAAAGTTTGGCTTTTCAAAAAACTTGTACGCACTACATTATAGAACGGAGGGAATACTACATGTACAAAGTACAATATGTTTTTGTCCCTCAAGTTTACAAAAATCTAGTGTCTGGAGATTTTTTGTGCTACATTTTGTTCTTGATGTCTCAAAACCTCATAACTTACGTCCAAACCGAAACAAAATGGTATTGAGACTGACGTGTCACTTGTTTTTGGCACCCCACATGCCACATCAACAGTCAAAGGTCAaaatatctctctctctctcacatacACACAAAACAAAATGGTATTGAGACTGACGTGTCACTTGTTTTTGGCACCCCACAAGCCACATCAACAGTCAAAggtcaatctctctctctctctctctctctctctctctctctctctcacgcgcgcgcacacacacatacaaTAATAAGCGCACATCAATACGTACAATACAATACCTTAGGTGTGGACGTTCCTTTCAGCGTCCATGAAACGATCGTACCAATCTTGATTGCACTTTCACCGTTGTGAACGCACAGATGGCAGAGACGAGAGATTTCTGTTTGAATATAAGTGGTGGCAACTTGCTTCTTTTTGTCCACCGACCTTCCATTATCAGTGCCCGTAATCGTTGAATAAGAGAAAGTAACGGTTTGGACTGGTGCAATGCGATAAAGTTGGGTTGAAGATGGAGGCTCTCAAAAAAAAAGTTGGGTTGAAGGTGGAGTTTAAAAGAAAAAAATGTGTTAATGATGACCATTGGCGGGCGGTGGTTGAAATTGAATTGTTAGCGGGCACAAAAAGAATAATATACCAGTTTTGTTGCACGGCAATCGTCTGAAATTCAAATTTGGGCCAGTCGATTCGGTGGAGAGGAAGTAGCAACTGCGGAGGAGCACCGAGGCTGCCAGCGGAGGCAGCAGGAGCCGCGGCGGAGTAGCCTCCTCGTCTATCTTAGGGGTGCAGCGGGTGCAGGGGGAGCATCAACctccttgtctatcttaggggtggcGTGGGGTGCAGGTTCGCCGGCGTCGGAATTGGAGGTCTGCCGGGGTTAGAAGGAAGGCCTTGGGTGGCGGCAAGCTTGAtggtaggggggggggggggggttaggggAGGGTGGGGCGGCGAGGTGAAAAGGCGGTTAGGCTGGCGGTGGCTCGGCGTTTCAAGGTTGAAGACGATGGCTGGAGGTTGAATACGCTCATCTGAACGTTCATTCTTCATCGGACGGCTGAAAccagtcgactgacccaaattgcatTTTCAATCGACTGGTTTCTAGCCAGTCCCATAATATACTTTCACTATTTATATTTATATATACTAATAGAAAAAAAGACGTGGAGATCAAACAAATCTCACTCATTCAACCGCATCTATCCAATAGTATAAGTTGTTCTTGTGTTTAACGTTAAATTGTTAAACACTATAAACACGTTTTGCACCATCCACTAAGTACTATCATGCCTAATATCAGTGTCACCATTAACCAAGTAATTATATCCTACCATTAAGTTGATAACATTCATATCTAAGCAGGAGTGTACGAGTAGCTGCAGGTTGTCCACTAAAAATTTGCGTGTGCAATAATCTATTTATACTCCCTCCAATCCATTAATTTAGTAGAGTACAACTTTGTAGTACTAAATTAGCCACAATTAACATGGATTAGAAGGAGTAGATATGCTATAGAAAATGAACAGTCACCTATACCAGTTTTATACAAAGAAAAActgtgtgcaatgactttcatccATGACGAGTAACTGTAAGGACAAAATAGACAGCTGTAGATATGATTCATCATCAGTTGTCACTTGTCAGTCCTCCCCGCTGGAGCAGACGAGCACTTGCCGTCTACTTTGCGGACGACGCCGTCGTTGCCGGCGAGCATGAGGTACTTGTCCTTCCTGGTGAGCATAGTGCAGCTGTATCCGAGCGCATCTCCGATCTTCTTCTGTACGAGATTGGCCATGTCGGCGCTCGGCACCTTCCCCTCCCTGACCACCGCCGTGCGCACCCGCTCCAGGAACTGCACCGTGTAGCACATCCTCGGGTTGACCATGTAGAAGAACGGGTCGAGGCACTTGAGGCCCCCCGCCGTGGTGGGGTAGAACATGGCCGTCTCGACGGCGACACCCACGGGGaccacgtcgtcgctgagctccGCGAAAAGTGGACTGAACCGGAGCAGGTACGGCTCGCGGCAGGTGGTGCCCTCGGGGCAGACGACGACGAGGTCCCCACTCTCCAGGAGTCGGCCCATGGCACGTCCGTCGGCGTCGCGGTCTCGTGTCAGCCGCACGGTGCGGCCGATTGGCGAGATGAGCTCCGAGAGGCGGCTGAGGCTATACGACACGGCGCGCACCGGTCGGTCCAGCGCCACTGACACGTACACCGGGTCGAGGAGAGTGCGGTGGTTGCACACAAACAGCTGCCCGCGCCGGCAACCTCGCTCGACGCCAGCGGTCTGCAGCGGTGGCCGCTCGCCGGCCTTGAGCCGCCATGACATGCCGGTGGCCGCCAGGATCGGCGTGGAATATCGATATGGCACGGTGAGCGCGACGGTGAGGCGGGCGGAGGCAAGGGCAACGCCGAAGGGCAGCCACATGAACATGGCGAGCGTGCTGCCAGCGGTTGGCCGGAACGCGAGACGGCCGTCATGGAACACCACGGCCTTGGGGTACTTGCTCCTCGGCAGCGCCTGCCACGTGGCCCTGTCGTCTCTTGTCGCGAGGTATATATCCTGGACGTCGTACCCAGAGAGCAGAGTAAATGCGTCACAACTCACAAGTTTGCCATGTAGTATGTGTTGTACTGCGTGATATCTTTGACAAAGTGTCATACAAAAGGTAAGCTCGTGACAAATGGTACAAGACACCGACTCGTTCATCAAAATTGTGAGTGGTGAGAGGTTGATCAAATCATATACTCCTACTACTCCAtttgtcccataatataagatttttttgacactagtgtagtttTAAAAGATATCTTACATTATGAAACCGAGGGAGgtactttatttttatttttttgaggAAATGTACTTTATTATTTAGTAAGACATGAACCGATCATGAGCGAAAGGTAGAAAAGCATGTGTAGGTAGGTGAAGGATTGCATGATAAGCACGGCACCAACTTATTTGACAGATGAAATGTGCATGATACACGTATTACTCCGTACTTCGCATATTTCCATTTAGATTTCTTTTCGGGTGTAATTAACAGACACACAAACACATGTATGTATAAAGAGTATGGTGTTGTAATTCTTTATATAATGATTAGTTTTTTCCTGGGGAGTGATTGCCAAGAGAAAACACGTACAGGCTTGCTAGATGGAGATTTATGTTACACTACGTACCTTGCAAGAACGTGAAAGAGGATGCAAGAGAAACTCTAACGACCCGCAGAATCCCAGAGCATCATCACCCTCCGCCAtgatcttcttctcctcttccaaCACcacctcgtcttcttcctccattAGACCAGTGTAGAACCCCCACAGCACCTTCATCTCCTTTCCGACGACAGCCTCGGCGCCGAGGTAATCCCTTAGGAGCCCCTCCACCATCACTCTCGGCAACCACCTCGTCACGCACACTCTCCGCCCGCCAGTGGCGTTGCTCATCCTCATCGCCTCGAACCCTTCAGCCGCCACGTCCTCCATGAACCACTTGGGTAGCACGGCGCGGCCGGCACGGAACCGGCTCGCGCGCAGCCCGCAGAaggccaccatggccatcaccctcACTGCCACATCGCTGGCGCGGCCCATGCTTAAGATGATTGGGTAGAGGAGGAGGAGTACGAGGCCTCGTAGGTATCCTCCAGCCTCGAGAGCCACGAGCATAAAGTAGGGGAAGAGGGATGACGACGACGGGAGGAGAAGCGCGGCGTCGACGTCGAGGACGAGGGTTCGCCCGGCGGCGATCTTCTCTGCCATG
This genomic window from Aegilops tauschii subsp. strangulata cultivar AL8/78 chromosome 4, Aet v6.0, whole genome shotgun sequence contains:
- the LOC109760226 gene encoding probable glycerol-3-phosphate acyltransferase 3 codes for the protein MAKKQKLFSALLSFILHGTRPPISSRVTATAMTESSPHPSSLHHLGRSSHPPMAEKIAAGRTLVLDVDAALLLPSSSSLFPYFMLVALEAGGYLRGLVLLLLYPIILSMGRASDVAVRVMAMVAFCGLRASRFRAGRAVLPKWFMEDVAAEGFEAMRMSNATGGRRVCVTRWLPRVMVEGLLRDYLGAEAVVGKEMKVLWGFYTGLMEEEDEVVLEEEKKIMAEGDDALGFCGSLEFLLHPLSRSCKDIYLATRDDRATWQALPRSKYPKAVVFHDGRLAFRPTAGSTLAMFMWLPFGVALASARLTVALTVPYRYSTPILAATGMSWRLKAGERPPLQTAGVERGCRRGQLFVCNHRTLLDPVYVSVALDRPVRAVSYSLSRLSELISPIGRTVRLTRDRDADGRAMGRLLESGDLVVVCPEGTTCREPYLLRFSPLFAELSDDVVPVGVAVETAMFYPTTAGGLKCLDPFFYMVNPRMCYTVQFLERVRTAVVREGKVPSADMANLVQKKIGDALGYSCTMLTRKDKYLMLAGNDGVVRKVDGKCSSAPAGRTDK